From a region of the Candida albicans SC5314 chromosome 1, complete sequence genome:
- the COX19 gene encoding Cox19p (Putative cytochrome c oxidase assembly protein; Plc1-regulated; rat catheter biofilm induced) — MATGAPGGNFRTWTPTPPERGSFPLDHDGECKEYMTKYLTCMKFTENKNAPNCRILAKQYLKCRMDNQLMEKSDWDSLGLVNLPGENDVELDHHHHLNNNNTKADGKSGSSNSNQNLANTTNNNTGTSSGTK; from the exons ATGGCCACAGGAGCACCAG GAGGTAATTTCCGTACTTGGACCCCAACACCACCCGAAAGAGGATCATTCCCATTAGATCATGATGGTGAATGTAAAGAATATATGACGAAATATTTAACTTGTATGAAATTTACTGAGAATAAAAATGCTCCTAATTGTCGAATATTAGCTaaacaatatttaaaaTGTCGAATggataatcaattaatggAAAAATCTGATTGGGATTCTTTAGGATTAGTTAATTTACCTGGTGAAAATGATGTTGAATTagatcatcatcatcatcttaataacaataatactaaGGCAGATGGTAAAagtggtagtagtaatagCAATCAGAATTTGGCTAATACtactaacaataatactGGGACAAGTTCCGGTACAAAGTAA
- a CDS encoding uncharacterized protein (Protein of unknown function; Spider biofilm induced) produces the protein MLKTSLSPNYKPDLSDSDTSNDKVKNDTAEVSKTTGKNNSKSTSRLTTPVDEDWSIISSSSDLDIDDERSTTSSQDYPQLIINDSTDLSILKVPEQHVPQTSLKTGTTTHQNEEGNPNLETSQTTISTPSDSDLEMESDSNSILSGGSSNNNNDNSLNVGSKIRFFENLTQLNDSIKQKSNQFYYDFAKIHLDNYIDDQQHRQEELTNEETKEGEIEENLDDTIELVSNIESIPSENGVIDSSLSTIKDSQVGDLISKHNDNNNNTIVVRKSKPVLVRAVQNLQIFLDNHSDYLYYYMMAAMVVGIIPVIYSIKYVLVPKQVVEKPLTAFDKLNQMWDHLLYEEEQEVITKRSIFFIGSGGSTTTGKHKTNKLIKFINTLQYNFHDRALPQYYVMVDKVNFYSNRFWKQSQDLGAESLIKLKLWGDQSVVILNKYSVIGLRKFDYYSQVGLDNFIKYRELSLDNLQRFYSRAGFLGKRYGHNVIVGSKRILKDITHQSQQLKTFMEEVFNSDSYDDLKENIHQQWTHLISNYNSNAAAAVSTASKFKSRLDKNAVQIYKFGKNLADSIKSELASS, from the coding sequence ATGTTGAAAACAAGTTTATCCCCAAATTATAAACCTGATTTGAGTGATTCTGATACCAGTAATGATAAAGTGAAGAATGATACTGCTGAGGTTAGTAAAACCACTGGTAAAAACAATAGTAAATCTACATCTAGATTAACTACACCAGTAGATGAAGATTGGTCAATCATTTCGTCATCTTCTGAtcttgatattgatgatgaacgGTCTACTACTAGCTCCCAAGATTATCCtcaattaataatcaacGATTCAACGGACTTATCTATTTTAAAAGTACCCGAACAACACGTACCTCAAACATCCTTAAAAACAGGTACCACCACGCACCAAAATGAAGAGGGGAACCCCAATCTTGAAACTTCCCAAACTACAATATCCACACCTTCAGACTCAGATTTGGAAATGGAATCAGATTCAAATTCTATTTTGAGTGGTGGGAGtagtaacaacaacaatgataATTCTCTTAATGTTGGTTCTAAAATCCGGTTTTTCGAAAACTTGActcaattgaatgattcaataaaacaaaaatcaaatcaattttattatgaTTTTGCCAAAATTCATTTAgataattatattgatgatCAACAACACAGACAAGAAGAATTGACAAATGAAGAAACGAAGGAAGGCgaaatagaagaaaatttgGATGATACTATTGAATTAGTATCTAATATTGAGTCGATACCTAGTGAGAATGGTGTTATTGATTCATCTTTGTCTACAATAAAAGATAGTCAAGTTGGGGATTTAATACTGAAACATAAcgacaacaataacaacactATTGTTGTAAGGAAATCTAAACCAGTATTGGTTCGTGCAGTTCAAAACTTGCAAATCTTTTTAGATAACCATTCCGattatctttattattatatgaTGGCAGCTATGGTGGTTGGTATTATTCCAGTGATTTATAGTATCAAGTATGTTTTGGTTCCTAAACAAGTTGTTGAGAAACCCTTGACAgcttttgataaattgaatcaaatgtGGGACCATTTGCTATATGAAGAGGAACAGGAAGTGATTACCAAGAGAagtatatttttcattggtagtggtggtagtaCCACTACTGGGAAGCATAAaactaataaattgatcaaatttattaatactTTGCAATACAATTTTCATGATAGAGCTCTCCCTCAGTATTATGTTATGGTTGATAAAGTGAATTTTTATAGTAACAGGTTTTGGAAACAATCTCAAGATTTGGGAGCAGAGAGTTTAATCAAGTTGAAATTGTGGGGTGATCAAAGTGTTGTCATTCTCAACAAGTATTCGGTTATTGGATTGAGGAAGTTTGATTATTACAGTCAAGTTGGACTagataattttattaaatacaGAGAATTAAGCTTGGATAATTTACAGAGATTTTATTCTAGAGCAGGTTTCCTTGGTAAAAGATACGGCCATAATGTAATTGTGGGATCAAAACGTATATTGAAGGATATCACTCATCAAAGTCAACAGTTGAAGACTTTTATGGAAGAGGTTTTCAATAGTGATTCTtatgatgatttgaaagaaaatattcatcaacaatggACACATTTGATTAGTAATTATAATTCCAATGCGGCAGCTGCTGTTTCCACCGCTTCCAAATTCAAGTCAAGATTGGATAAGAATGCTgttcaaatttataaatttggtAAGAATTTAGCTGATTCTATCAAAAGCGAATTAGCTAGTTCTTGA
- the KEM1 gene encoding chromatin-binding exonuclease (5'->3' exoribonuclease of cytoplasmic stress granules; role in filamentous growth; complements slow growth/mating of S. cerevisiae kem1 mutant; required for SD or Spider medium biofilm formation) yields the protein MGIPKFFRFISERWPLISQLIDENQIPEFDNLYLDMNSILHTCTHSNDNTITRLSDDQMYAAIFNYIEHLFQIIKPQKTFYMAIDGVAPRAKMNQQRARRFRTAYEAEINLKKAIENGEEIPKEDPFDSNSITPGTEFMANLTNNLKYFIHKKITEDSSWANIEIILSGHEVPGEGEHKIMEYIRSIRSQDDYNPNLRHCIYGLDADLIMLGLVTHDPHFALLREEVTFGPQRKVGPKDLHDQKFYLLHLSLLREYLSLEFQEIENQLNFEYDFDRILDDFILIMYVIGNDFLPNLPDLFINKGAFPLLIAAFKQTLLESDGYINENGKINLVRLNIYIKILSKFEFENFEKHEVDVEWFNKKLDDISISGEKKRQRIGKLLILKEQKKLVGFIKPWLMEWASQPINEILNLDQQGKLPTLHLNKDDVEKNLEFIKEFAIEAGFLIIHSQSNDTYEAKLDIDGISPTESEEEHEERITELRKTIKQYQSANLIESEEVLNETKEVYSEKFQSWKNDYYQPKLHFSIDTEEGKGDLIEMTKHYIEGLQWVLYYYYRGCPSWNWYYRYHYAPRISDISLGLEELINEKTDLKFELSHPFKPFEQLMAVLPARSKKLMPVVYRPLMTDEKSPIINFYPHEVDIDMNGKTASWEAVVLLDFVDEKKLIEALKPIESKLTPEEKQRNSYGHAIKFIHNPQIDHVFSSPLPGFFHDIEHDQCYEEEFKLPKIENLKIGFIKGAKTGKDLLAGFPTLSTIPFTSELALNEVKIFNFPSRSESMILNVEDVWSDLTVAQFAQSFVNKLVYSKWPFLRECRVVKVVSEENKFESIKTNTGLKKVVTNELSVEDKKSFRSEVSNLKVTWDKFKGVKLGEINALVYVKPVNGLIRNHKGAYVKTYSKDVEVYPLQLIVKEVTNKDQRYLTRPPLPIDQEFPIDSQVVFLGDMAYGSPAKIVGYNEDKTKLGVKIFKIQSTAEPNIGKKRLTIEKNEIKYYPSFEVAKTLRLNPLLLSKITSQFMVQDSSKGKVNIGLELKFESKRQKVLGYTRKSSNGKFWEFSPLAINLINTYKTKFPGLFKKLVNNVSGSNFPTVDEISSLEELKEIRSWLKEVKSELIPVSLESESFTKFSYQAIEQYMDNYLSMNQIPTINKDIKGVPREAILNANESYQLLSDQRFELGDRIIYVQDFGKVSILSKGTVASILTVGSKTSLGVIFDQPLLSGNNMNGKLNSNRGLIIDSSLVLNLTNKQFVYHSHASKNRKKLTDEEKIAKLKAIEAKKNQKQQQQQKEQQTKQKQVEQQKQKGANELLSLLKKKSDMNSTTTTSTTDGDCKKTEEKDYDKNNGNEDERVDPNAIKQIYGHIYSNVMNQGNVRPPPPPPTGPGHPQQFPYGMPIPPPGAPMHPGYIPVVPGNPLPPSFYQQYPPNGQQFVNSQPPPPPPPPPSQQQQPQVAESTSDEKSKNDNKHNVNGRGRGGSRGRGGYRGRGGVRGGRGGNKSSHQNQPKDKVKQES from the exons ATGG GTATTCCAAAGTTTTTCCGATTCATCTCTGAGAGATGGCCATTGATTTCccaattaattgatgaaaatcaaatccccgaatttgataatttgtaTCTTGATATGAATTCTATATTGCATACTTGTACTCATTCTAATGATAATACAATTACCAGACTTCTGGATGATCAAATGTATGCTGCcatattcaattatatcGAACATTTATTCCAAATCATTAAACCTCAAAAAACTTTCTATATGGCTATTGATGGGGTTGCTCCTCGAGCTAAAATGAATCAACAACGTGCCAGAAGATTTAGAACTGCTTATGAAGcagaaataaatttaaagaaaGCCATTGAAAATGGAGAAGAAATACCTAAAGAAGATccatttgattcaaattctATTACTCCAGGTACAGAGTTTATGGCTAACTTGacaaataatttgaaatatttcattCATAAAAAAATCACTGAAGATTCAAGTTGGGccaatattgaaatcattttGAGTGGTCATGAAGTCCCCGGTGAAGGTGAACATAAAATTATGGAATATATTCGTTCAATAAGATCTCAAGATGATTATAATCCAAATTTAAGACATTGTATCTATGGGTTAGATGCTGATTTGATCATGTTAGGATTGGTCACACATGATCCTCATTTTGCATTATTGAGAGAAGAAGTCACTTTTGGCCCACAACGTAAAGTTGGTCCTAAAGATTTACATGATCAGAAATTTTATCTTTTacatttatcattattaagaGAATATTTAAGTTTAGAAttccaagaaattgaaaatcaattgaattttgaatatgattttgataGAATTTTAgatgattttattttaattatgTATGTCATTGGTAATGATTTTTTGCCAAATTTACCtgatttgtttatcaataaGGGAGCATTCCCATTGTTAATTGCTGCTTTCAAACAAACATTGTTAGAAAGTGACGGTTATATCAATGAAAATGGgaaaattaatttagtCAGATTAAACATttatatcaaaattttatctaaatttgaatttgaaaattttgaaaaacatgaagttgatgttgaatggtttaataaaaaattagatgatatttcaatttctggTGAAAAGAAACGTCAAAGAATTgggaaattattaattttaaaagagcaaaaaaaattagttgGATTTATTAAACCCTGGCTTATGGAATGGGCTAGTCAAccaatcaatgaaattttgaatttagatCAGCAAGGTAAATTACCAACTTTACATTTAAATAAAGATGATGTTGAGAAAAATTTGGAGtttattaaagaatttgcCATTGAAGCTGggtttttaataattcattcCCAATCTAATGATACTTATGAAGCCAAATTAGATATTGATGGGATTTCACCTACTGAAAGTGAAGAAGAACATGAAGAACGTATAACTGAATTAAGGAAAACCattaaacaatatcaatcggctaatttaattgaaagtGAAGAAGTTTTGAATGAAACTAAAGAAGTGTATTCcgaaaaatttcaatcttggaaaaatgattattatcaacCAAAATTACATTTCTCCATTGATACCGAAGAAGGTAAAGGTGACCTAATTGAAATGACCAAACATTATATTGAAGGTTTACAATGGgttttgtattattattatcgtGGTTGTCCATCATGGAATTGGTATTATAGATATCATTATGCTCCTAGAATTTCTGATATTTCATTAGGATTAGAAGAATTgatcaatgaaaaaactgatttaaaatttgaattatctCATCCTTTTAAACCTTTTGAACAATTAATGGCTGTTTTACCTGCTCGatccaaaaaattgatgcCAGTGGTTTATCGTCCTTTAATGACCGATGAAAAATCaccaattataaatttctATCCTCATGAAGTTGACATTGATATGAATGGTAAAACTGCTTCTTGGGAAGCAGTAGTATTATTagattttgttgatgagaaaaaattgattgaagcATTAAAACCCATTGAATCTAAATTAACCCCTGAGGagaaacaaagaaattCTTATGGTCATGctatcaaattcattcatAATCCACAAATTGATCATGTTTTTTCATCACCGTTACCAGGGTTTTTCCATGATATTGAACATGATCAATGttatgaagaagaattcaaattacctaaaattgaaaatttgaaaattggatttattAAAGGAGCTAAAACTGGTAAAGATTTATTAGCTGGATTCCCAACATTATCAACCATTCCATTTACTTCTGAATTAGCATTGAATGAagttaaaatttttaatttcccTTCAAGATCAGaatcaatgattttgaatGTTGAAGATGTTTGGTCTGATTTGACCGTGGCACAATTTGCTCAAAGttttgttaataaattagtTTATTCCAAATGGCCATTTTTAAGAGAATGTCGAGTGGTTAAAGTTGTAagtgaagaaaataaatttgaatcaattaaaactaaCACGggattgaaaaaagttGTTACTAATGAGTTGAGTGTTGAAGATAAAAAATCATTCCGTTCCGAAGTTTCTAATCTTAAAGTTACTTGGGATAAATTTAAGGGGGTCAAATTAGGTGAAATAAATGCATTAGTTTATGTTAAACCGGTAAATGGATTAATTAGGAATCATAAGGGGGCTTATGTGAAGACATATTCTAAAGATGTTGAGGTCTATCCTTTACAATTGATTGTCAAAGAAGTTACTAATAAAGATCAAAGATATTTGACTAGACCACCATTACCAATTGATCAAGAATTCCCTATTGATTCTCAAGTTGTATTCTTGGGAGATATGGCTTATGGATCACCAGCAAAGATTGTTGGAtataatgaagataaaactaaattgggggtgaaaatttttaagATTCAACTGACAGCAGAACCAAACATTGGTAAAAAGAGATTAACTATTgagaaaaatgaaatcaaatattatcCTTCATTTGAAGTTGCTAAAACTTTAAGACTTAATCCATTATTGTTATCTAAAATTACTAGTCAATTCATGGTTCAAGATTCTTCCAAAGGTAAAGTAAATATTGGAttagaattaaaatttgaaagtAAACGTCAAAAAGTTTTAGGTTATACTAGAAAACTGAGTAATGGGAAATTTTGGGAATTTTCTCCATTGGctattaatttaattaatacttataaaacaaaattccCTGggttatttaaaaaattagttAATAACGTTAGTGGATCCAATTTTCCTACTGTGGATGAAATTCTGAGtcttgaagaattgaaagaaattaGATCATGGTTAAAAGAAGTGAAAAGTGAATTAATCCCTGTTTCATTAGAAAGTGAATCATTTACCAAATTTAGTTATCAAGCCATTGAACAATATATGGAtaattatttatcaatGAATCAAATCCCAACTATAAATAAAGATATTAAAGGTGTTCCTCGTGAAGCCATTTTGAATGCTAATGAATCGTATCAATTATTAAGTGATCAAAGGTTTGAATTAGGTGATAGAATAATTTATGTTCAAGATTTTGGTAAAGTATCTATTTTATCTAAAGGTACTGTGGCTTCAATTTTAACCGTTGGATCCAAAACTTCATTAGGGGTGATTTTCGATCAACCTTTATTGAGTGGTAATAATATGAATGggaaattgaattctaATCGAGgattaattattgattctTCATTGGTGTTGAATTTAactaataaacaatttgtttatcattCTCATGCatcaaaaaatagaaagaaattgactgatgaagaaaaaattgcGAAATTGAAAGCAATAGAAGCTAAAAAGAATCAgaagcaacaacagcaacaaaaagaacaacaaaCTAAGCAAAAGCAAgttgaacaacaaaaacaaaaaggtGCTAATGAATTGTTGTctttgttgaagaaaaaactgGATATGAATAGTACTACCACTACTTCCACTACTGATGGAGATTGTAAGAAaacagaagaaaaagattatGACAAaaataatggtaatgaagatgaaagaGTTGATCCTAATgcaattaaacaaatttatgGCCATATTTATTCTAATGTTATGAATCAAGGTAATGTTCGTCCTCCACCACCGCCACCAACAGGTCCAGGTCATCCACAACAATTTCCTTATGGTATGCCTATTCCTCCACCAGGTGCACCAATGCATCCTGGTTATATTCCTGTAGTTCCAGGAAATCCATTACCTCCTAGTTTCTACCAACAATATCCACCAAATGGACAACAGTTTGTCAATTCACAAccaccgccaccaccaccaccaccgccatcacaacaacaacaacctcaAGTAGCTGAGTCAACCTCTGAcgagaaatcaaaaaatgatAACAAGCACAATGTAAATGGTAGAGGAAGAGGTGGTTCTAGAGGAAGAGGCGGATATAGAGGAAGAGGCGGAGTTAGAGGTGGGCGAGGTGGAAATAAATCATctcatcaaaatcaaccTAAAGATAAGGTAAAACAAGAATCATAA
- the OFI1 gene encoding Ofi1p (Putative transcription factor with zinc finger DNA-binding motif, involved in regulation of white-opaque switching and filamentous growth) — protein sequence MNSNSNDEQIQNVNEPVRPRLPSIQQLTNGHIFHQGGNPSHPTDIIIPAVKSPIGGAQSSAIHMPEVQDLQQQQRLQNVNEQLQATPSVKQRLVKRYFCKICAQGFTRKHNMVSHELIHSSLKPHICQVCNLRFRRIHDLKRHEKLHTGEKPYSCSKCLRSFARPDALTRHQNSQNACTGSASVTANSRSDPQTLQTSSSNQSEIITNGNTSPGGINEKSVDSNIANGSSVHINSSSGHREINNQPSHSNSLPVENNEPISPHQLQHPQQHPRIRQLSLPQLQSKSQFPFTNTYYHPPHVPPQAQSYSQINRQPMQTPPSAVPQGGNTSIQNQPNTQPSSLQNQRPPVVYPTNTSFSPSQFSSSTHNLPYYYPYPAYNHYPPPPPPAPSQLLPPFQFQQQQQLGPQSLPVVPLPPHTAPPSLSLTASTQLQTYHQHQNPNDPSKRPLRNSTGDISSVSNLPQTAVIHESKSVASESNPTTTKQQYPPSQNQPYSFGGGGGDPAYPPPLPITNPPHQSAIITTSGSSSTLHPPLNQQIFSSHPSNENVNPPHNTLLHSGSTNRQMDTMPLQGSGGRPVQIAPSSVPPGPRSAPSTAISIPSHNGPQYIPYENYQELYNYTQSLQQSINYLSGNLQKLEDRKSGSDEKPL from the coding sequence ATGAATCTGAATTCTAATGATGAGCAAATTCAGAATGTTAATGAACCTGTACGTCCAAGATTACCTTCgattcaacaattgacCAATGGGCATATATTTCATCAAGGTGGAAATCCTTCTCATCCCACAGATATTATAATACCAGCAGTGAAAAGTCCTATTGGAGGAGCACAACTGTCGGCAATCCACATGCCAGAAGTACAGGACttgcaacaacagcaaagACTTCAAAATGTCAATGAACAATTACAGGCTACTCCCTCTGTCAAGCAAAGATTAGTCAAGAgatatttttgtaaaatttgTGCTCAAGGGTTTACACGGAAACATAATATGGTCAGTCatgaattgattcattCTTCGTTAAAGCCTCATATATGTCAAGTGTGTAATTTACGATTTCGAAGAATTCATGATTTAAAACGACATGAAAAGTTGCATACTGGAGAAAAACCTTATTCGTGCTCCAAATGTTTAAGAAGTTTTGCTAGGCCTGATGCTTTGACAAGACATCAAAATTCACAAAATGCATGTACAGGATCTGCTTCTGTAACAGCAAATTCAAGGCTGGACCCACAGACATTACAAACTTCATCTAGCAACCAAAGTGAAATCATAACAAATGGAAACACTAGTCCTGGTGggattaatgaaaaatctGTCGATAGCAATATTGCCAATGGATCATCGGTCCATATAAACAGTTCCTCAGGCCATCGTGAAATAAATAACCAGCCCAGTCACAGCAATAGTTTACCTGTTGAAAATAACGAGCCAATTTCACCtcatcaacttcaacatCCTCAACAGCATCCACGGATTAGACAACTTAGTTTACCCCAATTGCAATCAAAATCTCAGTTCCCATTTACAAATACTTATTATCATCCTCCTCATGTACCGCCACAAGCTCAGTCATATTCTCAAATTAATAGACAACCGATGCAAACTCCTCCTAGTGCTGTCCCGCAAGGTGGTAATACATCTATTCAAAATCAGCCAAATACCCAACCACTGTCTTTGCAAAATCAACGGCCACCAGTTGTGTATCCAACAAACACATCTTTTTCACCATCTCAATTTTCATCTTCCACGCATAATTTACCCTATTATTATCCATATCCAGCGTATAACCATTATCCTCCACCACCGCCACCAGCACCATCCCAATTGCTTCCTccttttcaatttcaacaacaacaacaattagGTCCTCAGTCATTACCTGTGGTACCTCTTCCTCCGCATACGGCGCCACCCTCACTTTCCTTAACAGCGAGTACCCAATTGCAAACATATCACCAACACCAGAATCCAAATGACCCATCGAAAAGACCTTTAAGAAATTCAACTGGTGATATATCGTCAGTCAGTAACTTACCTCAAACAGCTGTTATCCACGAACTGAAAAGCGTTGCCAGTGAAAGTAATCCTACCACAACTAAACAACAGTATCCTCCTTCACAAAATCAACCATATtcttttggtggtggtggtggtgatcCTGCTTATCCTCCACCTCTACCTATAACCAATCCACCTCATCAATCAGCAATTATTACAACATCTGGACTGTCTTCTACGTTACATCCGCCattgaatcaacaaatattttCCTCACATCCAAGTAATGAAAATGTGAACCCACCTCACAACACTTTATTACATAGTGGCTCCACCAATAGACAAATGGATACTATGCCACTACAGGGATCTGGAGGGAGGCCCGTACAAATAGCACCATCACTGGTCCCTCCTGGTCCTCGATCTGCACCGTCTACAGCAATATCTATTCCACTGCATAATGGGCCACAATATATACCTTATGAAAATTATCAAGAACTATATAATTATACTCAATCATTACAACAAAgtataaattatttgagtggtaatttacaaaaattggAAGATCGAAAGTCTGGTAGTGATGAAAAACCATTGTGA